The following nucleotide sequence is from Streptomyces sp. NBC_00239.
CCGACCACGTATGCCGGGCGCTGCGCAACCTGCTCGACGTCTTCGCCGTGCGGGTCACCTGCGATGCGCCGCATTCATGTCGGTGGGTGGTGTCAGTGACGTTGCGTCGGGTGCAGTGCGCGAAGCAGGGTAGGTGTCGGCGCTCCACCTGTCGCCTGAGCGTGTTGCCGGGAGAGCGGACGTCCGTTGGCCGGAGTTGGCGGTATCTGTCCTCGTGAGGTCAGTTGAGGCTGACCTGGAGGGTGGCGGCGGTTCTCATGGGGAAGCCGGCATCGGTGCGGGTGGTCTGGGGTGCCCAGCGCAGACGGGGGAAGGTGGTCAGCAGGGATTGGATCGCGATTTCCGCTTCGAGGCGCGCGAGTTGTGCGCCGAAGCAGGTGTGCTTGCCGGCGCTGAAGGCGAGTCCGCGGTTGTTGCCGGGGCGGCGCGGGTCGAAGCGGTCGGGGTCGGGGAACTGGCGCGGGTCGCGGTTGGCGGCGCCGACAACGCATGCCACGGTCGCGTGCGCGGGAATGGGTCCGGACGGCGCGTCGGCCTGTACGGCTGTTTCCCGGAAGATCACCTGCAGCGGTGGGTCGCGCCGCAAAGATTCCGTCCGCGCCGAATAGATCAGGCTCGGGTCGGCGCGCAGGGCCGCCATCTCTCCCGGGTGGTCCAGGAGGTTGGCCAGCATCGAGCGCAGGTCCTTGTCGATGGTTTCCGCTCCCTCGCCCAGCAAAGCCCCGCAGGACCCTTTGATCATGTCGTCGGAGAGCCGCTTGCCGTCGACCGTGGCGGTGCACAGGTGCGACAGAAGACCGGGGCCGGGGTGAGTACGGTGGTGGGCGAGGTGCGGGGCCAGGTAGGCGTACAACTCGTCACGGGCAATGAGGCCGCGCTCTAACATCGCCGGGTCCTGGCGGGGACCCAGGAAATTGGGAAACTCGTCTGGGGTGCCGCCAGCCATCAGGATTTTGAGAATCCGCTTTTCCCACGTACCTGGGTGAGTGTACATGTAGTGTTTTATATGGGCGGCTTCCCAAGGTACTCCGTAGCCGCCCCCTGGGTCTTCGGCGCCTTCAGCGCGGCGCTTATAGGATGGGGAAGCAACTACCAGGATGAAATCCGCTTCTTCTATAGTCTTGTTCATGTAGTCGGCCCATCTCTGCGGCTGTTCAGCCGCAGAGATGTCAATCTCGGCATTCACCCCTTCCGCGCGGAGTCGTAGCCATAGTGTGCGCACCTTCTCGTCGTGGTGATTACTGTCCCCGTGTGAATAGGAGATAAACGCCAGAGGATTGTCCTGCCGTCCCTGCTGGTCGCGATCAACCACAGCGCTCACCTGCTTTCGCGCACACACCCCCAATATCGATCCTGCATCAGCCGGCGCGGCACCGCATGGCGAGATCGCGGAGGGGTCCCGCGTCGACGGCACCTCGGGTGCGCCGACGCCAAGCCTGGCCGACGGCCCTTGGTAGCACTTATGCCCCTGACCTGGGCAGTCTTGCAACCGCCAGGCTGCGACAGCCGCCGCTGCCATGGCGATTCAGCTTTTTGTCACACTGATGTTCACGCCACTCCTCTGTGGGGAAAGGATGCTCTATGCTTTCTTTCGCACACGCCAAATAAGCGCGCGTTCGCCCGCGTGGCGGGCGTTTTACACCCGTACCTGGGGTGACAACCTCGCACGAACGTGCCGCCGCACCGCCCCTGGCGTCGTGAAGACGAGATCCGCCAGCGCTGTGTCGACGGCCGCACCGTCATCGACGAGGAACCTCGGGGCGGCGATCAGCCCGCTTAGCCGTCCAGCCGTGCCACGGCGGGCGCCGGGAGGCCCATCGCGGTGAGTGGGGATGTGCATGCGGTGATCATCGAGCTGTACGGCCTTCACCCCTGCGATAGGTCCAAGTCTGCGATGCCCCCGCCGCCAGGTGTGGCGCGCCGCGCAGTGTCGGAGGCGGCTTCTAAGATCCGACGGTGGCTGATACCGAACTGACTTTCGACCTGATTGACCTGCAAAAACGATCCGACACCGCTTGGGCCAAGTTCCTGGCCGTGGCAGACGAGGCCGGCCCGCGGAACGTCGATGCCGACTGGCCGGACGCGGTTCGAGGCGGAGCGGTGGTGGGCCGAGTGGGGCGCGCGCGCCGACCGCGTGCGCGAGGCGATCGACGCCTGGGCTGAGGAGAGCGGTCAGCGTCGTCTCGACATCGAGGCGGAACTCAAGAAGCAGATCCGGGGCGGCCCGCAGCTCTGGCCAGTCGACGAGTAAGAGCGACCTTGACCGTCGGCGGCCGCCGTCTTCTTGTGCGGGCCGGTCCTGGTGAGCGATCGAAAGACGGGCAGCCGGACATCCCTGTGGCGTACCCCGTCGGGGCTGGCTGGCCTCGGCTCGCCGGCTGTGGTCTTAGAAGTGCCGGGCCCGCTCAACCCGCGTTGATCGTCCACGGGTTATGGCTCGGTCAGTCCAAGCTCGCGCTCAGCTGCGCAGATTCCGCAGGCCTCCACTTGCGGATGACGAAGAGCGTCCCGTGCCTGGTCACGCGTGGCGGCGCGGGTACGGCCGGAGATGAGGCTGCAGTCGCCGGTGTGGACCAGCATCGCGGAGTGCTTGGCGCCGATGCCGTATTGGATCCGCCATTCGGCGACCGGGACCGGCGGCGGTCCGGCCGCGCCGGCCTGCGTTATCTGCTCGCGGTGTTCGAGGTCGGCGATCTGTCGGCGGACCGCGTCCAGTAGCACGGCGCACCAGGTCTCGATGACCTTCAAGCGCGCCAGGTCCGGCGGGAAGGGGAACGAGTCAGCGTTCCGTGGGGCGTCCACGGCGCTACGCTCCGCATCCCTCGACCCGCTTGAGCGCCATGCGGGCGTCGACCAGCTGCTCGCCGTCGAGGGACGTCCAGTACGGGTCGGTCAGGACGAGTCGGGACAGACGGAGCATCCGCCGGTGGAAGCGGTGCACCGCGTCGGCCTGCTCGGGGGTGTAGCCGGGGGAGTCAGGGACGTCCCCGCGGTGGCTGTAGCGGTGCTCGCTGGCCTTCCACCCGGCCATGGGCTCGGCCGACCAGGGCAGCTCCGCGCACAGCGCGAGGTGCTGGGCGCGGACGCGGTGGAGCTGCAGCTGGAGAGCGCGTAGGCGGGGCGGGAAGTCGTACGGCATACCAGCATCGTACGTCTGTTCGAATTTTGTCCAATCAAGCCATGCCTGAAAATCGCTTCCCGGAGGACCTGATCGCGCTCGCGCAGCTACGGATCAGGACCTTCAACCAGGGCGTTCGCAACCCAAGCCGGGAGCTGGGCCGTGAACTGTTCCGCCTCAACCGCCTGATCGACCGCCACCCCCATTGGTGGACGATCGGCTGGACCCGCGCCACCCGCGCCGCCCTCCACTGCGCGGCTGTCGCTGCGCCCGGAGGTGAGGAAGAGATCCAGCAGCGCGTCGTCGATGGCCGCATCGTCATCGCCGAGGAGTCCTCAGGCTGGGATCACCTGGCTTAGCCGCACGAGTCTTGGTCGTGTGTGAGCCGGTGGTTGATGTCGGAGGCCCACTGATGGGCCCAGGTACGGATCTCGTCGATGGCGTTCTGGTCGAGTCCGTAGGCTTCGTATCCTTCGTTGTCGTACCAGTCTTCCCGGCGTCCAGCGCTCGTCCGCGCAGGACAGTGAGGCAGGCGTGGGCGGCCATGGCCAGGGTCATGTGGCGGTGCCAGCCGTCATAGCGGCGGACCTGGTAGTCGTCCAGGCCGCACTCCTGCTTCGCGGTCTGGAAGCATTCCTCGACAGGTTACGTCGATTCGGCGCTCGATCTGCTCCTGCACGGCGCCCCTGCCCGCCCGGGGGGGCTGTCGTCAAAGTGATCCCGCCTTGTGGATCACGGAGTGGTGCTACGACGCCACGGACCGTCCGACGCCGAGTGGGAACTCATGGAGTCCGCCTGTCATGCGGTCCCGCTCTCGATGGCGGCCAGGACGCGGTCCGGGGTCAGGGGCAGCTCGCGCAGGCGCCTGCCGGTGGCGTGGCTCACCGCGTTGCCGATCGCCGCGGCGGCCCCGACGATGCCGATCTCGCCGATGCCCTTGCTGCCCATCGGGTTGAGGTGCTTGTCGTGCTCGTCGATCCAGTGGGCCTCGATGGCGGGGACGTCGGCGTTCGACGGTACGTGGTAGGCGGCCAAGTCGCGCTCCGCGAAGTCGCCGAACGCGGGGTCGAGGCCGCTGTGTTCGGTCAGCGCCATGCCCAGCCCCATCACCATCCCCCCGATGAGCTGGGAGCGTGCGGTGCGCGGGTTGAGGATGCGGCCGGCGGCGAAGACGCCGACCATCCGGCGGACGCGTACCTCGCCCGTGACGGTGTCCACCCGGACCTCGGCGAAGTGCGCCCCGAACGCGTGGCGCGCGTACGGGGACTTCTGCTTCGCCGACTGGGTGGTGTCGGCGGACGCGGAGAGGCCCGCGGCGGGCAGCGGTCCCACGTGCCGGGCCAGCCGGTCGGTCAGGGCGGTGCACGCGTCGTGCACCGCCCAGCCCCAGGATGCCGTGCCCGTGGAGCCGCCGGCGACCGGTCCGGCGGGCAGCGCGCTGTTCCCGATGGCCAGCGAGACGGCGTCGAGCGGGACGTGTAGGGCGTCGGCGGCGATCTGGGAGAGGACGGTACGGGCGCCGGTGCCGATGTCGGTGGCGTTGACCTCGATGAGATAGCTCCCGTCGGGGCGGGCGTGCGCCCGGGCCCCCGAAGGGGCGATGTATACGGGGTAGGTGGCGGCCGCCACGCCCGTTCCGATGAGGAACGGCCCCTCGCAACGGGGCGGACGGCGGCCGGGCCAGCCGAACCGGCGGGCACCGTCGCGCAGGCACTCCACGAGGTGGCGGCTGCTGAACGGGCGGCCGCTGTCGGGCTCGGTGGCGGGGTCGTTGCGTACGCGCAGCTCGACCGGGTCCATGCCAAGGGCGTCGGCCAGTTCGTCCATGGCCGACTCCAAGGCGTACATGCCGGGAGTCTCGCCGGGAGCCCTCATCCAGGAGGGTGTCGGTACGTCGAGCGCTGTGACGCGGTGGGTGGTGCAGCTGTCCTGGACCCCGTACATCACCCGGGAGGGTACGGCGGCCTGCTCGACGAACTCGCGCACCTGCGAGGTGTGCGTGGTGACCTCGTGGGTGAGGGCGGTGAGGGTTCCGTCGGGGCGGGCGCCCAGCCTGACGTGGTGCAGGGTCGGCGCGCGGTGGCCGACGGTGGCGGCCATCTGCTGGCGGGGCAGCGCCAGCGTGACGGGGCGCCCACAGTGCCGAGTGGCCATGACGGCGAGGACGACGTGGGGGCGCGGTGTGCCCTTGGAGCCGAACCCGCCGCCCACGTGCTCGGCCAGGACGGTGATCCGCTCCTGCGGCAGTCGGAAGAGCCCGGCCAAGACGGCGCGCACCACGGTGGTGCCCTGGCAGGAGTCGTAGACGGTGAGGTGCCCGCGCCCGGCGTCCCAGTCGGCGGTCGCGGCGTGCGGCTCCATGGCATGGTTGTGCAGCGGCGGCACCGAGTAGACGGTGTCGACGCGTACGGGCGTGGCGGCGAACGCCGCTTCGGGATCGCCCTGTTCGCGGTGGGCGGGGTAGCCGCCGTTGACTTCCTCGGGTGTGTAGAGGCCCGGGTGTCCTTCGCGCAGGGTGACGTCGTGCGGCTCGGCCTCGTAGGTGACGCGGACCGCGTCGGCGGCGGCTCGGGCCTGCTCCAGGGTGTCGGCGATGGCCAGCGCCACGTACCAGCCGCGGTGCGGCACCCGCAGGTCCTGGAGGAGTTGGAGGGTGGGGTCGTCGGAGGGGCCCAGGCGCGGGGCGTCGTAGGGGGTGAGGACACCCAGCACTCCGGTCAGGGCCAGGGCGGCGGCCGTGTCGACGGAGGTGATCCGGCCGCGGGCGACGGTCGCGGGCACCGGCCAGGCGTAGGCCCGCCGGGGCAGGTGCTGTTCGGCGGCGTAGCGGGCGGCGCCGGTCACCTTCTCGCGGCCTTCGCGCCGCGGGACGGGGGCGCCGAGGGCGGCGGCCGCGGGGGCCGTGGTCTCTAGGATGGCGGAGGTCGGGCTCATCGTGTTCCTGTTCCTGGTCCTGTTCCTGGTCCTGTTCCCGCTCCTGGTCGGTGGCGCCGGCTACGGCGCGGCGGGGGAACCGGGATGCGGGCCGGCGGCCAGCGCGGCGATGGCGTCGCAGGCGAGGTTGCGGGCGAGCGGGATCTTGTAAGCGTTGTCGCGCAGGGGCCTGGCCTGCGCGAGTTCCTCGTCGACGGCCTCGCGGACGGCGTCGGGGTGCGGCGCGGCGCCGGTCAGCCGCGCCTCGGCGGTGGCCGCCCGCCAGGGCCGGTGGGCGAGACCGCCGAAGGCGAGGGCGATCCGGCGTACGAGGCCGTCGTCGAGGTCGAGGACGACGGCGACCGAGGCGAGGGCGAAGGCGTACGAGGCGCGTTCGCGGGCCTTGCGGTAGAGCGAGACGGACCCCGGCGCCGCAGTGGGCAGGAGCACCGCCGTGACGAGCTCCCCCGGACGGATGACGGTGTCCTGCTCGGGGTGGTCCGCGGGCAGCCGGTGCAACCCCGTGGCCGCGACAGTACGGGTACCGCCGGTCCCGTCGTACAGCTCCACTTCGGCGTCCAGTGCGGCGAGTGCCACGGCCATGTCGGAGGGATGGGTGGCGATGCACTGCTCGGAGTGTCCGAGTACCGCATGGTCGCGGTGGATCCCGTCACGGGCTGCGCAGCCGCTGCCGGGTTCCCGCTTGTTGCACGGCTTGGAGAGGTCCTGGAAATAGCCGCAGCGAGTGCGCTGGAGCAGGTTGCCGCCGGTGGTGGCCACGTTGCGCAACTGGCCTGAGGCGCCGGCGAGCAGCGCCTGGCTGAGGAGCGGGTACCGGCTGCGCACCCGCGGGTCGGCCGCCAGGTCGCTGTTGCGGACCGTGGCGCCGACGCGCAGCCCGCCGTCGGGCAGTTCGCGGATCTCCTCCAGGGGGAGCCGGGAGATGTCGATGAGGGTGCCGGGGGTTTCGACCCCCAGTTTCATCAGGTCCACGAGGTTGGTGCCGCCGGCGAGGTAGCGGGAGCCGGGGTGGGCGGCATAGGCGTCAGCCGCCTCCTGAAGACTGGTGGCGCGGAGGTAGGCGAAGGGCTTCATGCGATCAGCTCCGCGCCGGTCCTGGTGGCGGCGGCGTCCGACCCCGCGTCGGCCACGGCCTGGACGATCGCGGGGTAGGCGCCGCAGCGGCACAGGTTTCCGCTGAGCCGTTCCCTGATCTCCTCGTCGCTCAGCACGGCGGGTCCGGAGCCGGCCGGCTCGGCCGGGGACGTGGCGGCGGTGACGTGCGAGGGGTGGCCGGCGGCGGCTTCGCGGAGCGCGCCGACGGCGGAGCAGAGTTGGCCGGGGGTGCAGTAGCCGCACTGGAAGGCGTCGTGTTCGATGAAGGCGCGCTGGAGCGGGTGGAGGGCGCCGTCCGGACCGGCGAGGCCTTCCACGGTGGTGATCTCGCAGCCGTCGAGGGCGACGACGAGGAGCAGGCAGCCGTTGGCCCGTCGGCCGTCCACCAGGACGGTGCAGGCGCCGCACTGCCCGTGGTCGCAGCCCTTCTTGGCGCCCGTCAGGTCCAGGTGCTCGCGCAGGGCGTCGAGGAGCGTGACGCGGTGGTCGAGGTCGAGGTCGTGATGGACACCGTTGACGCGCAGGGTCACGCGGGAGCGGGTGGCCTCGTCTTCGGGCGTGTGCGGCGCCGGTCCCAGGTCACCGCCGTTCGCCGGCTGGGGGGCGGCCGGGTCGGTTGCGTGAGCCACGACGAACTCCCTTGTCGTTCGTTTGGGAGGGAATATCCCTTCGACTGCCCAGCCTGACCCCTCTCACGCCGGAACGCGCCCCACGCCCCGTCCGGCTCCCCCCATACGGCCCACTGGTCGAGCAGGAACAGCAGTGGTGACGCACCGCGGCAATCCCGGACGGTGGTCTGAGCCTAGAAGGCCGAGTGGGCGAACCAGTGGTCGAGCAGGTCCGGGTCGCCGAGCAGGTCGAAGGCGCCGCTCTGGCGGTCCAGGCGGCCGTAGAGGAGCAGCAGGAGGTCGGCGGCCGTTCCCCGGACCGCGGCGTCCGCCGCGTGGGACTCGGTGCCGTCGGCCACCAGGGCGAAGCCGTCAGGGCGCAAGCGGATCAGCCAGTCACCGTTGCCGTTGCCGTCGCCGTCCGTACAGGTGAAGCGAATGGTCCGGTCAGGGGCACGCAGTTGGGCGGTCAGCGGCGCGAAGGGGGACGCGAACGGCAGGTTGGTGAGGAACTCGTCGATGCCGTCGACCGCCAGCACGCGGTCGACGTGCGGTGAGAGCCCGAGGGCGAGCTGGGCGTCGACCCGGTGGACGAGGGTCTCGAAGAGCATGCGCCGGACCCAGAACCGGGCGTGCTGGTCGACACCCCAGGCCCACATGGGCGCGTCCAGGTCGGTGGCGGCGAACACCTCGACGGCCTCCGCCGCGCCCGCGGCCAGCCAGTCCGGGAAGTCGCCGGGGTGCTCCGGCAGGTGCAGGTCCACCGCACGGCCTGCGCGCGGTCGGCCGGACGGTACCGCTGTGCCCGGAGCAGGCGCGGCAGGTGGGCGCGCACCTGGCCGCCACCGGGCCCGGGGCATCCCTGGAAGGGTGTGCGGTTCGCCTCGGCGTGGGGCAGCCGTGACGTCCTGGACGTGGTGCTGGTCCGCCCCAAGCTGGTGGCGGAGGTCAGCACCGACCGGGCCGTGGACCGGGGTGGCGTCTTCCGGCACCCGACGCGGTTCAAGCGACTGCGCGTGGACGTCACGGCACAGGACCGGCCTGACCGTGGGCGCCCCGGCCGACGTGAAAGCCGAAGACGTGGCTTTGTTCAGCGTCCGCTACCGGGGCTCGGTGCCCACCCTCGTCCTCACCGGCGGCACGATCGTCCCCTCCCTGATCACCGTCGTCGACGGCTCCGGAACCATCCTCGCCGAGTACCGGCACGCCCCGCCCCGAAGCGGCCATCAGCCTGACCAAGTAGGCCCGCCCGACCGGGGCTGAGCCGCCTCGCACCGGCTTCTGGAGCGAGGCCGGCCCGCCGTCACGGCGGGCGGGCCTGGGGGCGCCGGATACCGCCCCGCCGCCTGCCTTGGCGCGGGCCAAGGCGGTGATGGCCAGGACAGCACTGCCCCGGGGCGTGTGTTGGGCGGCTCGCGCGGGAGCGGTGGCTGGTGGGTTAATCAGCCGGCAAGGTTCACCCTCGTCACGACCCCCGCGGGGCAGCCGCCGGGGATCGCCGTACGGCTGCCCCGGCGGCGCGGTGCCGGACCGGTGTGAAGACGCCGGTGCCGGGGCATGTGAAGACGCCCGGGTGAGGCGGATGGCCCGTACGGTCGGGTGGTGGGCCGTGGTCCGCTGCCGTGGCGCTCGTGCCGCACCCGGTTGCCAGACCGGTCTTGTCCGTTGATGTCGCCGGAACAGGAGCACGCCCATGCGCCTTTACGCCCAAACCGGGGCACGTCGTTTCCGACAGGTGCTCGCCGATCTCGTCGCGCTCGTCCTGGTGGCGGCCGCAGTGCGGTTCGCGCTGGCGGTCCGCGAGGCGATCGCGCTGCTGGCCGAGCCGGGGCGGAAGGTGGAGGACGCAGGCGGGAGCCTTGCGTCCGGCCTCGGCGACGCGGGGGACGCAGCCTCGCACGTGCCGCTGATCGGAGACACCCTGAAGAAGCCGCTGGAATCAGCCGCCGACGCCGGCAACGGGCTCTCCGATGCCGGGCAGTCCATGCAGGACGTCGTCGGGCAGGTGGCCGACCTGACCGCGTTCGCCCTCATCCTCACCTCGGTGGCGTTCGTACTCGCGCTCTGGCTGCCTCCGCGCTTGCGCTGGATCCGCCGCAGCGCACGGCTCCGACGCCTGGTCGACGCACCCGGCGGCGCCGATCTGCTGGCCCTGCGGGCCCTGACCGGACCGTTGGGAGACCTGGCGGCGGTCGGCGTTCCCCCCGGAGGTCTCGCCGACGCCTGGCGGCGCGGCGACGAGCGGGTGATCCGTGACCTGTCCGGGGTGACGCTCAGGCAGGCCGGCCTGCGCGCCTGAGGGCTGGGGGGAAGACGGCGGCGGCCGCCCGGTGCCGACACGGGCATCGCGCGTCCCGGTGCACGCGACCGGCCGGGCATTGAGCCCGGACCGCAGGGTCCTGACGCAACGCCCGGCCTTCATGCAGCGGGGTCCGGCTCAGCAGCCAACGCAGTTGTAGAAGGTGACGTCCCAGTGGTTGCCTTCGTCGGCGTAGACGTTGCCGGCGCCGGACTTCCACTGCGGGGCGCCGTCACCACGCACGCCGATGTAGGTGAACGTGTTCTTGATGTAGTTCCCGAGGCAGGTGTACTTGCTGAAGTCGAGCTTGTAGCCGTTCCAGTGCGAGTAGGTGCCGCCGGCGTGGCCGGTCTCGGTGCCGCCGGTGATGTTCAGTGAGCAGCCACTGGCGCTCTTGAGCGTCTGGGCGCCCTGCGCGCTGGCTAGGTTGAGCTGCTCGAAGGAGGTGCAGGAGGGGTTGTTGCGGTCGGAGCAGCCGCCGGACGAGGACCAGGTGATGGCGGAGCTGCGGAACATCGAGGCGGCCGTGGCGTGGCTGATCTTGGTGGCAGCGTGTGCGTCCGTCGCCCCGCCGAGTACGCCCACTCCCGGCGCGAGGAGGGCGCCGAGCACGAGGGCGCGGGCGGTCCATCGGGGGCGGCTTGCTGCCGTGGTGCCGGGGTGGGGCCGGTGGGGGCCTGAGTGAGAGTCATGTGCGTTCCTCCTGGTACGGATTCCGG
It contains:
- a CDS encoding cytochrome P450, encoding MVDRDQQGRQDNPLAFISYSHGDSNHHDEKVRTLWLRLRAEGVNAEIDISAAEQPQRWADYMNKTIEEADFILVVASPSYKRRAEGAEDPGGGYGVPWEAAHIKHYMYTHPGTWEKRILKILMAGGTPDEFPNFLGPRQDPAMLERGLIARDELYAYLAPHLAHHRTHPGPGLLSHLCTATVDGKRLSDDMIKGSCGALLGEGAETIDKDLRSMLANLLDHPGEMAALRADPSLIYSARTESLRRDPPLQVIFRETAVQADAPSGPIPAHATVACVVGAANRDPRQFPDPDRFDPRRPGNNRGLAFSAGKHTCFGAQLARLEAEIAIQSLLTTFPRLRWAPQTTRTDAGFPMRTAATLQVSLN
- a CDS encoding DUF6233 domain-containing protein is translated as MDAPRNADSFPFPPDLARLKVIETWCAVLLDAVRRQIADLEHREQITQAGAAGPPPVPVAEWRIQYGIGAKHSAMLVHTGDCSLISGRTRAATRDQARDALRHPQVEACGICAAERELGLTEP
- a CDS encoding xanthine dehydrogenase family protein molybdopterin-binding subunit, whose amino-acid sequence is MSPTSAILETTAPAAAALGAPVPRREGREKVTGAARYAAEQHLPRRAYAWPVPATVARGRITSVDTAAALALTGVLGVLTPYDAPRLGPSDDPTLQLLQDLRVPHRGWYVALAIADTLEQARAAADAVRVTYEAEPHDVTLREGHPGLYTPEEVNGGYPAHREQGDPEAAFAATPVRVDTVYSVPPLHNHAMEPHAATADWDAGRGHLTVYDSCQGTTVVRAVLAGLFRLPQERITVLAEHVGGGFGSKGTPRPHVVLAVMATRHCGRPVTLALPRQQMAATVGHRAPTLHHVRLGARPDGTLTALTHEVTTHTSQVREFVEQAAVPSRVMYGVQDSCTTHRVTALDVPTPSWMRAPGETPGMYALESAMDELADALGMDPVELRVRNDPATEPDSGRPFSSRHLVECLRDGARRFGWPGRRPPRCEGPFLIGTGVAAATYPVYIAPSGARAHARPDGSYLIEVNATDIGTGARTVLSQIAADALHVPLDAVSLAIGNSALPAGPVAGGSTGTASWGWAVHDACTALTDRLARHVGPLPAAGLSASADTTQSAKQKSPYARHAFGAHFAEVRVDTVTGEVRVRRMVGVFAAGRILNPRTARSQLIGGMVMGLGMALTEHSGLDPAFGDFAERDLAAYHVPSNADVPAIEAHWIDEHDKHLNPMGSKGIGEIGIVGAAAAIGNAVSHATGRRLRELPLTPDRVLAAIESGTA
- a CDS encoding FAD binding domain-containing protein, encoding MKPFAYLRATSLQEAADAYAAHPGSRYLAGGTNLVDLMKLGVETPGTLIDISRLPLEEIRELPDGGLRVGATVRNSDLAADPRVRSRYPLLSQALLAGASGQLRNVATTGGNLLQRTRCGYFQDLSKPCNKREPGSGCAARDGIHRDHAVLGHSEQCIATHPSDMAVALAALDAEVELYDGTGGTRTVAATGLHRLPADHPEQDTVIRPGELVTAVLLPTAAPGSVSLYRKARERASYAFALASVAVVLDLDDGLVRRIALAFGGLAHRPWRAATAEARLTGAAPHPDAVREAVDEELAQARPLRDNAYKIPLARNLACDAIAALAAGPHPGSPAAP
- a CDS encoding 2Fe-2S iron-sulfur cluster-binding protein, whose translation is MGPAPHTPEDEATRSRVTLRVNGVHHDLDLDHRVTLLDALREHLDLTGAKKGCDHGQCGACTVLVDGRRANGCLLLVVALDGCEITTVEGLAGPDGALHPLQRAFIEHDAFQCGYCTPGQLCSAVGALREAAAGHPSHVTAATSPAEPAGSGPAVLSDEEIRERLSGNLCRCGAYPAIVQAVADAGSDAAATRTGAELIA
- a CDS encoding maleylpyruvate isomerase family mycothiol-dependent enzyme, with protein sequence MPRARWRPGARPPAAPAPGTAVPSGRPRAGRAVDLHLPEHPGDFPDWLAAGAAEAVEVFAATDLDAPMWAWGVDQHARFWVRRMLFETLVHRVDAQLALGLSPHVDRVLAVDGIDEFLTNLPFASPFAPLTAQLRAPDRTIRFTCTDGDGNGNGDWLIRLRPDGFALVADGTESHAADAAVRGTAADLLLLLYGRLDRQSGAFDLLGDPDLLDHWFAHSAF